A part of Misgurnus anguillicaudatus chromosome 6, ASM2758022v2, whole genome shotgun sequence genomic DNA contains:
- the psma4 gene encoding proteasome subunit alpha type-4, which yields MSRRYDSRTTIFSPEGRLYQVEYAMEAIGHAGTCLGILANDGVLLAAERRNIHKLLDEVFFSEKIYKLNDDMACSVAGITSDANVLTNELRLIAQRYLLQYQEPIPCEQLVTALCDIKQAYTQFGGKRPFGVSLLYMGWDKHYGFQLYQSDPSGNYGGWKATCIGNNSAAAVSMLKQDYKEGEMTLSAALALAVKVLNKTMDVSKLSAEKVEIATLTRENGKTRIKVLKQKEVEELIKKHEAEEAKAEKDKKDKEQREKDK from the exons ATG TCTCGAAGATATGACTCTAGAACGACCATCTTCTCTCCAGAGG GCCGGTTGTATCAGGTAGAATATGCCATGGAGGCTATTGGTCATGCTGGCACCTGTCTGGGCATTTTGGCCAATGATGGTGTGCTTCTGGCGGCAGAAAGGAGGAACATCCATAAACTTCTGGATGAGGTTTTCTTCTCGGAGAAGATTTACAAACTCAACGA CGACATGGCGTGCAGCGTAGCCGGAATTACATCAGACGCCAACGTGCTCACGAACGAACTAAGACTGATCGCACAGAG GTATCTCCTACAATATCAGGAACCCATTCCCTGCGAGCAGTTGGTTACAGCCCTGTGTGACATCAAACAGGCATACACACAGTTTGGAG GTAAGAGGCCATTTGGCGTTTCTTTGCTGTATATGGGGTGGGACAAACATTATGGATTTCAGCTCTACCAGAGTGATCCCAGTGGAAACTACGGAGGTTGGAAAGCCACGTGTATCGGCAACAACAGTGCG gcTGCTGTGTCGATGCTGAAGCAGGACTATAAGGAAGGAGAGATGACTCTATCAGCTGCCCTCGCTCTCGCCGTCAAAGTGCTCAATAAGACCATGGATGTCAGCAAGCTGTCTGCAGAGAaag TGGAGATCGCCACACTAACACGAGAAAACGGCAAAACCCGAATCAAAGTTCTGAAGCAGAAAGAGGTGGAAGAGCTGATCAAGAAACACGAAGCAGAGGAAGCCAAAGCAGAGAAAGACAAGAAAGATAAGGAACAGAGGGAGAAAGACAAATAA
- the ireb2 gene encoding iron-responsive element-binding protein 2, translating to MALGSPQHEHPFRHVIDTLRGEQYEERRFFNPQMLDDVRYEKLPFCMRVLLEAAIRKCDGFYVKKEDVSSILDWQKQQNQTEVPFLPARVLLQDFTGIPAMVDLAAMRDALAKQGVDPSLVNPKCPTDLIVDHSLQIDYSKCAIQSPPTPVDDSQGSAAKSLPGRPRGGSSSSGSQCGGQGRGCSKAACSDAPSGRTPAVQIENTPLLCPFHLQPVSEPETMLRNQEIELNRNKERLQFFKWCSKAFKNVNVVPPDIGAVHQVNLEYLCRVVQEGEGFIYPDSVVGTDSHTTMINGLGILGWGVGGIESEAVMLGQPVTLTLPEVVGCKLVGSINPLVTSIDVVLGITKHLRQAGIGGKFVEFFGPGVSQLSAPDRNTIANMCPEYNATVSFFPVDDITLQHFKHTICSEEKIALLGDYLKAVKLFRSYDDQSEEPQYSEVIEMNLSSIVPHVSGPKRPQDKVAVSCMKEDFINCLNEKVGFKGFHISKDKQGIQIPFLHEGAEYNLAHGSLVIAAIISCTNNCNPSVMLAAGLLAKKAVEAGLSVKPYIRTSLVPGSGTVTHYLNTSGVLPSLRKLGFEVVGYGCATCVGNTAPLPESVVDAIKQGDLVACGVLSGNRHLEGRLCDCVRANYLASPPLVVAYAIAGTVSINLEKEPLGVNSEGKEVFLRDIWPSKEEVQQTEENVVIASMFKELRSRVEKGNAFWNSLESAKSSLFPWDPKSTYLRCPSFFSKLSKEVNAPQSIDNAHVLLFLGDKVTTDHISPAGSIARVSVAAKYLQSKRLTPREFNSYGARRGNDAVMTRGTFASIKLQNRLIGKTGPKTMHIPTGQTMDVFEAAERYQRDGVPLIILAGKEYGSGSSRDWAAKGPYLLGVRAVIAESFQKMHKNHLVGMGIAPLQFMPGETADSLELCGKERFTISFPQELTPGQQLTVQTSTGKSFSVVSLFENEMDVEFFRHGGILKYVARSLLP from the exons AGCATCCATTTAGGCATGTGATCGACACACTTCGGGGGGAACAATATGAAGAGCGACGATTTTTCAACCCGCAAATGCTTGATGATGTCAGATATG AAAAACTCCCATTCTGTATGCGGGTTCTGCTGGAGGCTGCGATTCGAAAGTGTGATGGGTTTTATGTGAAGAAAGAAGATGTCTCCAGTATTTTGGACTGGCAGAAGCAGCAGAACCAAACCGAAGTTCCGTTCTTGCCTGCGAGGGTTCTGCTGCAGGATTTCAC ggGTATCCCTGCTATGGTGGATCTGGCCGCCATGAGGGATGCTTTAGCTAAACAAGGGGTCGATCCGAGCCTCGTGAACCCCAAATGCCCTACGGACCTCATCGTCGATCACTCGCTGCAGATCGACTACAGCAAATG TGCCATCCAGAGCCCTCCCACCCCCGTGGACGACAGTCAAGGGTCCGCTGCCAAATCTCTCCCAGGTCGGCCTCGTGGGGGTAGCAGCAGCAGTGGCAGTCAGTGTGGGGGTCAAGGGCGCGGTTGCAGTAAAGCGGCCTGCTCAGACGCCCCCAGTGGCCGAACCCCAGCCGTACAGATCGAGAACACACCACTGCTGTGCCCCTTCCACCTGCAGCCTGTGTCAGA GCCTGAGACGATGCTTAGGAACCAAGAGATTGAGCTGAACAGAAATAAAGAGAGACTGCAGTTCTTTAAG TGGTGTTCGAAAGCCTTTAAAAACGTCAACGTGGTTCCTCCGGACATCGGTGCCGTGCATCAGGTGAACTTGGAGTACCTGTGTCGGGTTGTACAAGAGGGGGAGGGGTTTATTTATCCAGACAGCGTAGTGGGAACAGACTCTCACACCACCATGATCAACGGTCTTGGCATTCTGGGCTGGG gAGTTGGAGGAATTGAATCAGAAGCAGTCATGTTAGGTCAACCAGTGACTTTGACTTTACCCGAAGTTGTGGGCTGTAAACTTGTGGGATCCATAAATCCCCTCGTCACATCCATCGACGTTGTCCTGGGAATCACTAAG CACCTGCGTCAAGCTGGAATTGGTGGGAAGTTTGTTGAGTTTTTCGGGCCCGGTGTATCACAGCTCTCGGCTCCTGACCGGAACACCATCGCTAACATGTGCCCGGAATACAATGCCACTGTGAGCTTCTTTCCTGTGGATGACATCACCCTGCAGCACTTTAAACATACCA TCTGCAGTGAGGAGAAGATTGCTCTTTTAGGAGACTATCTAAAGGCTGTGAAACTCTTTAGAAGCTAcgatgaccaatcagaagagCCGCAGTATTCCGAG GTCATTGAGATGAACCTGAGCTCCATTGTGCCTCACGTCAGCGGACCCAAACGGCCGCAGGACAAAGTGGCCGTGTCCTGCATGAAGGAAGACTTCATAAACTGCCTGAACGAGAAG GTGGGTTTTAAGGGCTTCCACATATCCAAAGACAAGCAGGGAATCCAGATCCCGTTCCTACACGAGGGGGCGGAGTACAACCTCGCGCACGGCTCCTTGGTCATCGCTGCCATCATCAGCTGCACCAATAACTGCAATCCGTCCGTCATGCTTGCCGCAG GTCTGCTGGCAAAGAAAGCGGTTGAGGCCGGTCTGTCAGTAAAGCCGTATATCAGAACGAGTCTGGTGCCTGGAAGTGGAACCGTCACACATTACCTGAACACAAGCGGAGTCCTGCCCTCCCTCAGGAAACTTGG GTTCGAGGTGGTTGGTTATGGATGTGCCACCTGTGTGGGTAACACAGCACCTTTACCTGAAAGTGTTGTAGATGCGATTAAGCAG GGGGACTTGGTGGCGTGTGGCGTGCTTTCTGGAAACAGGCATTTAGAAGGACGCCTGTGCGACTGTGTACGGGCGAATTATTTGGCCTCGCCCCCGCTGGTGGTCGCGTACGCAATCGCAGGTACAGTCAGCATTAACCTGGAGAAAGAACCGCTGGGTGTGAACTCAGAGGGAAAGGAGGTGTTTCTGAGGGATATCTGGCCATCTAAAGAGGAAGTGCAACAGACGGAGGAGAACGTCGTCATCGCCTCCATGTTCAAAGAGCTGAGAAGCCGGGTGGAG aaAGGAAATGCGTTCTGGAACAGTTTAGAGTCGGCCAAATCTTCCCTCTTCCCGTGGGATCCCAAATCCACCTACCTCCGATGTCCGTCTTTTTTCAGCAAACTG tctaAAGAAGTAAACGCTCCTCAATCCATTGACAACGCTCATGTCCTGCTCTTTCTGGGTGATAAAGTAACAACTGATCACATCTCTCCAGCTGGGAGCATTGCTAGAGTCAGCGTTGCCGCCAAATACCTTCAGAGCAAACG tttgaccCCTCGTGAGTTTAATTCCTACGGCGCACGGAGAGGAAACGATGCCGTCATGACTCGAGGAACCTTCGCCAGCATAAAGCTTCAAAACCGCCTCATCGGGAAGACCGGACCCAAAACAATGCACATTCCAACAGGACAGACA ATGGATGTGTTTGAAGCTGCTGAGCGCTATCAGAGAGACGGAGTTCCCCTCATCATCCTGGCAGGAAAAGAGTACGGCTCTGGGAGCTCACGTGACTGGGCTGCTAAAGGACCTTATTTACTG GGTGTGCGTGCTGTGATTGCGGAGAGCTTTCAGAAGATGCACAAGAATCATCTGGTGGGCATGGGCATCGCTCCGCTGCAGTTCATGCCCGGAGAAACCGCAGACTCGCTGGAACTGTGTGGAAAAGAGCGATTCACCATCAGCTTCCCTCAGGAGCTCACGCCGGGACAGCAGCTCACAGTACAG ACGAGCACGGGCAAGAGTTTCAGCGTGGTTTCACTGTTTGAGAACGAGATGGATGTTGAGTTTTTCCGACACGGGGGCATCCTGAAATACGTGGCTCGATCCCTGTTGCCATAA